The sequence AGTGTTATTTAGGAGTTTTGTATAAGTAGTCCTGCGTATAACTGCGTATCGTTTGTGGTGATAaataatattcatagatattttgttttgtttatgtacTGGTTCCTAGATATAACCTCTATGTTTCATCTCTTTTAAAGACATAATTTGGGAGTGTTACAATGAGCCAGTATAAATGCACATGGTAGGCACTGAAAGTAAATTCTGGGAAAGGCTTGAAGTAAAGTGAGGGGTGGTGCCTAATTTTTAGTACAAGTTTAAACTCTTTGAAGTCGGGGCATAGAAATGTTGATAATAGTCGCACAGCCCTATATGTTTTTGATTGGTGTTTCAGTAGTTCGACTACTATGACCACTAAACCACCGAGGCGCACAGTAAAACAAGGACATATCGTTGTTAAGATTATGCTATTATAAGCAATTGAATACACATATGAATGAGAATAAAGATAATAGTAAGCAGTTTTGAATCATTTTTAACTATGCGTAGACACACTCTTCAATCGGCGATAAATAACGTCAATTATCctttaagttaaataaaatttcgtgagagtcattttataaatttattatttaacgTGGTACATTTTGTTCGTTTTATTTTAGCAATTGAAGACTATTatgcaaataaaacaattgatgaTATTGTAATCGAGAGCAATAATTTGTTTCCTGAAAGATTAGTCCAATTTGACGGTAATCAAAGATTAAGTCattgttttattaatgtttaGTGCATATGGTGCCATGATATATtacaatttgaagaaaatggtTGAGACAAATAAAGCAAATTTATCACAAACATTCATCTGAAAgcaatagatttttttctaatatcttCAGAAAGCTCCTTTAAAATGTTGTCATCAAAGTTGTAATCAATGGAAGTGAAAACTCAGAGAAGATAAACTTATTCAAGAATTCAAATACGACTATTTCTCGACTTTCAAATTTTaggaatatttgttttcaatgttaacGTGTTTTTCCCAgcaaaattcttaaaatatttctcatagTATGTTTTAACTGATGGATTAAATTCTCTTCCAGCGAATTCGTTTTTTTTCAGTGCCTTTCAGCAAAATTTCGATAGTGAGAAAATAAAGGCAGTTACtcttacaaaatacaaaagctGTCCTCTTTTCTTTGACGATTTGTCTCTGTGTAATAtcctttttcaaatttagtCATACAATTATAGTAACTTATATAAGACACTTGTTGAAATAATTAAAGTagactattatttttttttaaatgctgaaCACAAATGTCTTGTACATGTAAGATATCAGCTAGTACATATTTGTAGATGACATTAGAAAAGCATACGAGGAATGGACACGAGGAGACACTTTCCTTAATTATTCTCACGTACGTATAACTTAAATGAAATTTTTcgctattttacaaaattttcctttgatcatACTTactgataatttcctttctcagcacAGTATAGTAATATAAagaattatcgctagaaacgcAAGTGTCGTTGTCAATGTAAATTTCAACGTCGTCAGTGGCAAAATAGCGATCAACAGAATATCATTGGTAATATCAATTCGATTGATTTTCTCACGTTTGCGGTACCGGGTGAAGCGAGGAAATCAATCTAATTTAGATGACCAACGATTATctatactaaattataatcctggtgcctttgataactattgtatttCTTTAATTCGTAAACGAAACCAAACTCCAcgatatttttaatataattaattcaCCGCAGATATCACTtagaaaagtttatatttttttaaacggatCATGTGTAACGATTAATTTATAaggattaatatatatatgaattaatcAATAAGGAAATTTTCTAACCGACCTACAACCACTACAAGAAAAACGACTCGCAAACACAAATACgaatgtgaaaaaatatatgagaaagACAGTTTCTTAATTCTATTTGAAGAACACGTTTGTTCTCCTGTGTGAATATgttttcaaaagaagaaaacGGAATtcttatttgacattttaacatataaagaTGTTCGCTTAATTAACTGCTTAACAAAATGTTAGACTGGAATTAGTATACCCATTCTACAAAAGTAGTAGCCGTagtttttattgaataacttGGAAGAAGTAAATACTTAAACAAAATACCATAAATGGGACTAAATATGCTGTTCGAAACAAAAATCCCCCAAATTACCTGTGTTTCATCATGCTTACTAAAAATGTATAtgcatcaaattttaaacatttcgtTTAAGTATTTGCAGCTGAATGCAGACAAATGGTTTTTCACTCCAATGATGAAAACTGCGGATAGGATTGCCGAAAAAATGAAGAGGGTGTACATACTTAGTTTTCAGTATATCTCAGAAAACAAACCAGGCCCAGACTGGAcaggtaaattattattttgttttatattctgcAGGACAAAAATATACTATATATTAACGTAGTACGTTGTTCTTAAAGAATTTCAAGGACTTTAGAACCTCGTTTTGACATTTTAGTTAGAACGGAATCAAGATGTGAAGTGATGTCTTCATCTCATTTCACTATGTTCTGATTATgaaattgatttctattaatatGTATCTATTATTACATATGTTATTCTACAACTTTCTCCTAAATGAAATCGGCTAGATAATGTACACATTGACCCGAGAACATTTACGATACAAATTCTGGTGCACCAGATGTACATTTGAACAATTTGTGATGCTCCAGGCCAACatattttaaaccaaaaattcattataaaatcTAAACTAGACAAAAATTCACAGATGTGCACGACGatgatacattttataaattaagttttatttCGGAAATTTGAAACAGCtgattaaaattaacaatatctgtatttttgttatagactaaagtaggttaaatcGACAAGTGTCTTcagaaaatgcctataccaagttaGAAACATgccagttgttttccattcggtccgtttgtttaaataatcgaccgtttgattttgtcaggtTTTTATTGACTTCCTCTTTCTGAGTTCACATTAGAACTTATTTACTTCTACATATTGGTTTGTATCCAAAGGTGTACAGCATGGATGGGACTTATTTTATACGTTTGGAGTGCCAACAGTTGGACATCCGAACATCGCCTATACACCACGTGATGCCCAAGTCTCAAAGGACGCGATGAAGCTAATCAGTGAATATGCAAGAAAAGGGTATGTTATGATTTAACCACAATCAGGTTAGGCAAACTCTATTTTAACGATCACTCCTGGTCATTTATGACTATTGTCAAGTCaatatgtttgaattatttaaaaagttatacagttgaaaaaaaaaaaaatttgaaatgaattatCAGAAAATGGAAAGAACTATGTTTTTCGACGCGTTTTCCTTTCGGTTCAGTGAAACGCCATTAACATAGTATGACAGTAGCTTTCCTTTTATGTCTTcagaagagaaaaaaattgcaaaatttatttCACGTATCAAATTTTATTCCACTGAAAGACGCGGTATTGTGTTGAAACCAATGTTATAATCTAGAATTAATTTAATCGTTATGGTATTTGATCATATTAAACATGAGACTGTATTATGAAACGATGGTGATTTTAAGAGCGAAAATATATCTATTGGAATTAAATATAGTATGAACATTCTCCATGAATATTCAATAAATGTGATGAAATGTTTGACTCTTAAGTATTTGTAAGACATCAAGTAGTGCAAAGAAGAATGTTTGAGGgttaaaacaaaattagtttGAAAGTAAGGAAGTGtagctttaaataataaacatattacTTTTTCTTTCACAGTTATACCACGAAAGCCAGTTTGAAGTTAAAAAGTTACAGACCAGCTTGTAAATCGTACAACAAACTGGATTATGTCAATGGAAAAACTATTGTGACAAATGAATTGAATTTCAGATCTCCCCGAATAGACTTTTGGTACAAGTACCTGTACGGttatgaaaattacaaatgCGATAGATATCATAAGTATCAAGGTTAAGTCAAGGAATGGTTATATAATGATTTTGGGATGATGAACATTTGCAACCAGTAAACGTATGAATAATACAATAAAGGTTCAATAACTATTGTGTTATTTGTTTCAGTACCCAAAATAtaaggttaaaaaaataatttaagtgtTGATTTGATAATAGTATCAGGCATAAGGTGTGATAAAACTTTGTGCATCATGGTCATGTGCTGGTTTAGATTGTTTCATGTATTCGTATTTATTCTGTAGTTAGTCACCACCTCAGTGTTAtcatatttatctattatatagtcagttttatcaaattactgtttacaaaagtatgtttttttctaatgaataaggatgttcttatcccgggcagaAAACGTAAACCGTATgaggcacaactttttagattttttggtCCTCTATGGTCTTTTAAACTTTGTGCTtgttttgactttgaaactttttttatctgagcgtcactggttaaTATTGTGTGGACGAACCGCGCGACTCGcgtataaaataataaaccatgtaccttttgatagctattatgcgtgtgtttctctgtcctatatgttcttctatttatttgtattgaagtcctgtcatgtaatactgtaattttaatgttatatctaACATTGCCAAAAAAAGCGGAATGTTTGGCTTACCACAAAATccactatttttttctaaacaaatgtcctgtatcaagtcagaaaaatggcaattgttatcGTATAGTTTGTATCAGTGTGTGTTGCGTTGTcctttttgctttttgttcacttcagtgtttctgttgtttcgttgtcgAAATGTActatattgtattgtttatttgtgctAGAATGCAATGTCCTTTAAACGTCATTTTATGTTATCTTACCTTAATAGAATGTAATTTTTAACAATACTTTGCATTTTGCACaaattttagttttcaatgttcaaAATACTTTGAATGtattagttttcaaacaatttttattcaaacacaACTGTCGAGTTTGTGCATATACATCCCGCTATCTGTTCATTTGAATGTCACCATAGGTGTCAGATTACCAATTGTTATATATTCaaccaatttgaaattttcataacCTTTTAACTTAATAGAAACTAGAtatatacagtccgccaaaagttaagcaccaccgAAATATAACTggcaatatttttataactattaCGAAAAAATATTAATGCTTGGTGTTATGAATAACCTTTAACATACACTAAGAAAATTCATTACGACCAAAAAGATTGAACTCCGATAAAGCAGTCAAGCAACCTCTTATCAAAGGTCATTTGCGCGTTTACAAATACACTGTTTCTCTAGGTGGTCGTGTTAGTGTTCGTACATTGGTCCGTCGACTTCATAGAGGCAACCGAAGAGCAAGTATTGGTGTATAGAGACCTGTACTTACAGGTAGGCACTATAACGTCAGGTTTTAATGGGATAATGGCTATCTATGCTTGAACATAAGAAGGTAACAAAACACTCATTGTTCAGATGGTAGTCAGTTTCTTTTACTGTCAGTAGACGCCATTATACGAATTTCGCGGGGAAACAAAACGGTCTATgaccaaaaacaatgtttgcatAAGGACTGCATTCAGTGCTGGTGGTGTTCCAGTTATGGGTTGCTTCTTATACCGTTATAAGCTGGGTATGCATATTCTGCAGAGTAACATAACCCGACAGACATACAGAGATTCGGTGCCTTAAAACATTGTAGTCCCTCATTTTAATAATCCTTCACTTGCGTCTACAATGACAAGACCCTTGTACATGGACGACAACGCTGGAACACACAGGGCAAGGATTTTAACGGAGTCCAAAGAGCAAAAAAGCATTTACACTATTTTTTAGCCTTCCATGTCTCCATACATAAACCCTATCAAACATGTTTGAGATGCCATTGGCGGAAATCTCAATCACAGAGATCCACCTACACAATATTTTGTCGACTCAAAAGAGGCATTTGTTGTTTAATGTAAAAGATTTCCTAAAATAAAGCTTGAAGGCTTGCACCGAGAATGATACTTCGTGTTATGAAACTGTACCGGAAGAGAGGTTGTTACACATTGActcaaatattgaaattcaatttgcCAAACATACCAAAGTTTATGTgtagaaaatttgaataatattgGGTGATCaattgttgtaaatatattaaaatcacaGTGAAACTTAAATTCTGTTTCTGAATTGTGTAATTTACACTATTTTTATGAACGAAAAACCTACATGCTTACAATCTTCATAAGTGACTAAAATtacatttctgttttttttatggtatacATTAGCAAAATTGATaatgattgttttcttttttttgtggaataattattttttttaatttgaaaaaaaatctattcaataaaaataggtggtgcttaacttttggcggactgtatatcttgaattgtacatgtatcacctttttacatgccaattttcaagcAATGTTGACAGTAATTGTATTGACGTTCTGACGTGTGAAAGCCAACTACTACTACAAAATAACCGCTGTTTTGTTTTGTggaaaactttaaaatgtatattatagagCCCACTTATCTCTTCTGACTGGCAATGAGCCAAATCTTCACAAGAGACACAGAAagtaacaactatatgtcaatTCTCATCCTTCAACAATGCTATTGTATGTGTCTCTTTCACCATAAGTTTTATTATTGGAAATTAAATtgttagtttatatataaacaatgcaGCAAAACACTACTTTTGTCGGCGAAGTTCTACAATAAATAGTTCTAAATTGTAATCAATGTATTGATTAAAGTCACGTACACCGGTATGTAAACATTACCACGTGTATTGGTTTTTAACTATACACGTGTTGAAAGTATACAatagtttaaatgttttcatCAGTCGAGTTAGAACTGACCATAATATTTTATAAGGTCAATTCACATATTTCATGCTATACTTTTGGCGGTGGTGCGAATTTAAGATATTGTCATTCGAGGTTTGCTTTTGGTGCAGTAAAGTTTCCCACTCTCCCATCCGAGTTGATGtgtttttcttatgtttttttttgtttcttgtaaATCATGTGTGTAAAAAATAGAATCTTTAAATTGATTCACTAAATGTCTTTGAGTACATAAtgcaaagtaaaatcacaaaaatactgaactcagaggaaagtcaatacggaaagtccatagtcacatggcaaaatcaaataccaaaacgcatcaaaaacgaatagacaagaactgttatattcctgacttggtacaggcattttcaaatgctTTTATCTTTGTAGATTGGTTTTTGTGTTCGTTACCTTCAGCGGCATAGACAAACAGTAACAGCTAAACATTTAGTATTTTGCATTtgtctttaataaaattaaagcttTACTGCACACTGTCAGGCATGCTGATCCCATACAaaggtttatttttgtaattaatttatgTTCGCTTAAAGTTATGAATTAACACATAATGTTAATGAGTTAATATGTGGTCTGACCTACTCAATGcgtatgtttatgttttttttctgtgaaaaCTCATTTGCATAATTCAATCTTGTTTCATGTTGAAACTAAATTGCAGAACAGTTAATTTTGATGTCACATTGTcgttaaaacaatttgtttaagtATTTGATAAGAATTGGCTATCAACAGAATAGCTGTGCTAAAATTTTATACAGTGTAACCTGTGATATCCAACACACTGGGGGACCAGACAAAACTGTCGGATTAAGCAAGTTGTCCGTATACTCGGCTTCTTTCCTGCAAGAATAGGCATATTTTGGGACCATGAAAATGTGTCGATTAAAGCAGGATTTTGGAATACTCAGGGGGCGGATTAGGCAGGTTACACTATACGTGTCTTGAGAGTTTTAAGATTGATTTTTTGATAGATTGGTGTGTAATGCTACTTTCATTACTATTAGTTATTCTGTCGATGTCCCTTTTTATTGAAGAATGAATTGTGTCTGGAAAAAACCATCGACCTTTGATTGGAAAATTATCAATCTTGTCAATTGAGACTGAAGGCTCACTCATCTGCTCGTGCAGGATTCGAACTCATTACCACAATGTTAAAAATCTAGCGATACAGTTTTTGAACTACTTTGCCATCGAGGCCCTTACGATAAAATAATTCGACGATGTTGTGTCTTTTGGTTAaggcatcaatgtaaatataacggaatttgatgagactgtcatcaaagttaGAGGTTAAGCgttttaaaaccaggttttatccaccattttctacatttcaaaatgcctttaccaagtcaggaatatgacagttcttgtccattcgttttttatgtgttttgtcatttgattttgccatgtggttgtggactttccgattggattttcttctgagttcagtatttttgttattttacttttttcttacaACTAAATTACAATTTCTAACATTTTACAGTTTCACATTGGCAATTTTGTCAAGAATGTTTGTAATACAACGAGTACAATGTAGTTTTAACTTTCTATGaacttaagttcaaataaaaatcattcacAAAAACCATTGTACACAGCATATGTATAAAGTTCAGAAAAAACCATAAACggaaacagtatatatttataaacgatcataaaaatacataaatat is a genomic window of Mytilus trossulus isolate FHL-02 chromosome 1, PNRI_Mtr1.1.1.hap1, whole genome shotgun sequence containing:
- the LOC134692046 gene encoding acetylcholinesterase-like — translated: MMKTADRIAEKMKRVYILSFQYISENKPGPDWTGVQHGWDLFYTFGVPTVGHPNIAYTPRDAQVSKDAMKLISEYARKGYTTKASLKLKSYRPACKSYNKLDYVNGKTIVTNELNFRSPRIDFWYKYLYGYENYKCDRYHKYQG